Within the Nyctibius grandis isolate bNycGra1 chromosome 4, bNycGra1.pri, whole genome shotgun sequence genome, the region ggttaaaatggttttaaaaaacaagaaaaaaataaatatatatcctcaaatatacacatttattattattataaatcaaaattaactagttttaattcaaaacatttaaattacattattttaaattacattaattacataaacatttttaataatttatatttaatttttaattaattattttacaaaataattacattacATACCCATTAAACGAAGTCAAAATAGTTAATCGTGTTTCAACAAACCTGCCAGCTGACTCGGGAAGACAAATTTTCTACTATGAGGCGATTTTCTGTTCTTAGAGGTGGGGCACTTCTGTTTGGAAATGAATAATTGGGACTTTTATTAGTAATTAAAATAGAACCACGTTAATAATAATAAACGCTGCACCAATAACCACTATCAGCATATCACCATTACTACTACAACTTAACTATGGAATACCCTAAGTAATCTAGGACAAGCATTAAGTACTTTAGGGTGTGGGGGGGGCGGAACATAAATACGACAAGCATATCTGAGAAGTTTTGTAATCCTTACTGTCCTACTGCCACACCAAACGATTGACTAAAAAGGCAAATAATACCTTCTGATATCGCATTCTAGCTCAAGTTCTTGGATCAGATGACTCCTGACTCCACAgtattcttttttaaactatgtCAGTTCAAAGCTATACATACCTCCTGTCACTACGTGGACGGCGGCTACTAAAACGGTCAGAGTACCTCCCTCTGCCTCTACCCCTAGAGCGTGCTCTTGCATGCTCAATTGTAaccctgggggaaaaaaaaaaaacggaaaactatatattttttacatatttcttcTTACATATTCCTTCACAgttacagggggaaaaaaacccccataaaATAGTTTAAACAGTACCGATAACACAATGCAAGTTAAAATCgacttatttcttattttagatATTCATGTTTATATATTCACAAAATAGGGTACCTCACCTCTCACTGCAAAGCTCTTTTCCATCCAACTCATAGACAGCATCATCTGCATCCCTCGGATCCTCAAATTCCTGCAGAACCACCACAGCAAAAACATAAAAGTAAAAGCCTACATCTcgaagaaattaaaatatgcttATTTGCCACAGAGTACGCTTAGCTGAGCACGCTGATAGCATTGTCTTTACAAGGAGCTTCGTGCACATCAGTCGCGCGTGAATGGGAGTGGCCCCCAGGGGCGCGGGCCCGCCGACCCCTGCGGAGGGGCGCACTCACCACAAACCCAAACCCCCTCTTCAGGTCGATGTCCCGGATGCGGCCGTATCCCTTGAAGAACCTCTCCACGTCCTTCTCCCTGGCGGCCGGGTTCAGCCTCCCGATGAAGACACGGCAGCCGCTCATGGCTGTGGGCGCGGAGCTCGCTGCGGGAGACacggggcccggcccggcccgtcACCGCCACCGCCCCCACCCCCGGCCCCACCCGGTGACTcagcgccccccgccccgcgcagccgcccgcccgccctccctccctgccgcAGTCCGCCGCAGGCCCGCGGCCCAGTCTCGCCCCCGCTCCGACCCAATGGGAAGGAGACAGGTGGAGCCCGCCTTCGCCTGCGCCAATGGGAACCCGACCTCCCGCCTGCAGCCCCGCCCACAACATGCCGACCCATGCGCTGCCCCGCCCCTCAGCGCATGCGCGCCGCCCCCGTCGTGCAACAGAAAAGCCAACGCCATCACACCGCCACAAAATGGCGGCCGGGGCCGCACCCGCAGAGATGCCAACAGCACCCACGCCGCGGAGGGCATTGGTGTAAAACGGAGCGACGAGAAAACCGGCCGCCGGTGAGAGGCTGGCCGGCTGCTCAGCCGGGAGCCCCCAGCGCCACCGACACTGCTCCCCTGACGCCGCTCCCCTAACGCCGCCCGCGGCGCCGCGCTCCACAGGGAGGCCCCCGCGCTCCGCCGCACCGAGCCCCCGGCCGGTCACGAACCTGGGCTGCGTGTCTCGGTGCGGGCCAGGCTGGGCGGGCGCGCGGGGCAGTAGGCGCTGGGCTGGCGGGCAGCTCACTCCTCCCTCCGCGACGGCCGGCTCCGGACtaccccgccgccccgccgcaaAATGGAGGCGGCCCCGCGCGTCACCGCCGCCCCGCGTGACGCCGGCGCGTTGCGGCGATTGGCgggggcggcggccccgccccttccccagggaatGTGGGTcagggcggggaggggggcgcgGGGCCTGGCCCTCGGAGCGCGGgcaccggcccggcccggcggcacCGGGGCTGGTCCCGGTCACAGCCTTCCCGGGGCCCAGcgcccagctctgcctgtggaGGAGTGTGGGGGCGGACGTGCCTCGCTGCCTGCCCCTCTGTAACCGGGCCTTCCCGGGACTCCCCCTCGGTGggcggagggaggagggaggatggCCGCTGGTGTGCTCGCCTTCGCTTGCCAGGCCCTCCGGTGACTGGTGGCGGGAGGCTAAAGCTCCCTGTGCGGGAAGCAAACCGGCAGTGGCGTTAATGCTGTCCGGAGCATGGAAAGCACAGTGTGTTACTTCACCTGGGAGCCATCTTGAGAAGGCAGTAAAAGCACAAACAAACCTGGATTTTAACAGTTGTGTAGCATAGGGCTGTCGTTAAAGCTGAGGTGATGGGTTAAACACAAGATTTGTACAGTACACAACAGACTAGAAACTGTCCTGTGCTTGTGTGCCAGGCAGGCACAGGAGCGAGCAAGGTCATGCAGGAAcaggcatttttcttttggcCATGATGAGCAAAgaatgagatgaaaaaaatacgTAAGGAGCACCTGATCTGTTTGCATCCTTATTTGTAATCAAGTGTGTAATGACAACTTAGAGAGCTGACCTTCGTTTCTGTTTTACATAACTGCAGAATTTATCACAGCTTGGCTTCTAGGTGACTGCACTAAAGGCAGCAGATTATCCCAAGGGGCattcaaaatgcagaagacaTCTGGAAGTTGAAGATACACCCACTAGTTTTCTAATGCAGACAGAGGTTGCGGCTCTGTGACTGTCATTGCCAGATCTGTGCACTGCTGGATCAGTTGGCTTTACACAAAGAGTTAGCCGGCAATTATAGCTATGTCAGGTTGACCTGAGGGCAGTATGACCCTTTTGATATCATTTACCTGACTTGTCACCTGGAGTCCCACGCTGCCTTGAGTCCTACCACCTACCCATTCCCCTTGGGGGCTGTGAAATGCCATCTTTGTAACACCGAGGGTCTGTTATTAATCAGGTCTATGGGGATGAACTTCTCTTTTCATGCTTAGTCACTGACATAGAGTAAATTTCCCTGAAACAATACTGCACATGATGCCACTGACACCATAGCTTTATGCCACTGCCTCACAGGCACTCCTCAAACTGCAACAGTGTGCAGAGACCCCAGACTGGGAAGGTTATTTCTGCTATGTGCACGTAATGATGAGAAAGGCTACAGTGTAGCTAAAGGTTTAGCAAGGGCAACTGGCAGCGTTGCCTGCTTTTCTCTTGGGTTACAAAGACGAGTACTTCCATTCTGCACAGCGTAGAGTCCATGAGAAAAGCAAGGGTGATGCAGTTGTGGGAGAATCTGCAGTAGAGGGAGGACTTTGAGCAATGAAAGACAACACGTGATTATCCCTGGGGATCATAACCTTTACCTGCTAAGGAAGATACATTCAGATGTGCCATCTAACATTTAACACCGCTAATTTCATAATGAGTTACGGTGCTCTAACAGGTGCCGTGGGAACAGGCAGTCCTGTTTTTGTCATCACCAGGACTCTTCTGACTGCAGAGTGAGCTGGTTCACAAAGCTAAACCAGCAAAAACTAGCCCTGGAAAAGGCCAGCAAGCAGATTTCTGCTGACTTAACTCTCTGAAAACCAGCTTGCAGTGGGATTGAAACAAGGGTTTGCACTGGACAGAGAGGAGGGGAATGGGCAGGAGTACCCCATTAAGGAAGAGCTGTTCATTTTAGCAGGGTGAAACTGCAGCCTAAAAAGCATTGTCTTTGTTACTGCAAGGCAATAACCTCCTCTCTGCATCTCATTTTCAGAccaaagggagaagagaagcaaaagtcaggaggggatggaggagacAACAATCACTCTTTAAAAGGTTCCTGTGTTACCCAAGGGTGTTACTGACATAAAGGTCACGCACTCTTCTACTCACATGGGCTTCCCACACGAGGGTTGTGAGCAGGCACATCTGTTTCCTACCCAATTTCTCCGAGTTTTTTGTTCACAGGAAGGAGTATTTCTCCCTTTGGCTTGAGGCTGTTTGAAGACCACTAGGGCTTGTTAATATTCTTGCTGCTGGCTAGCCCAGTAATGTCCACACCCCTACCTTCCTTGCAACTCTGGGCTGCTGAAAGCCACACAAGCAGGCTGAAATCCCTCTAGTTAATTCATCAAAGTAACTAGGTAAATACAGTCACTATTTGGAAGCAGAAAGGGCATGAGGCAGCAGAAGactaaatgaaagctgaaatgaaGTCCCAGCCACTCACCACTACTATCTGGTACTGCTTGCGGAAAACAGTCAATAGGTATTAACTCTTCACTGGCTCTTCCAAATACAAAAATTAGATGTCATCAAATGAAACTAATGAAGTCCAAGTTCTCAAAACATGCAAAAGGAGGTGGTTCTTCACCAACTGGCAGTAGACCTCTGGCATAACTTGCTGGAGGATGCTCTGGATACAGGAAGTTTATATGGTTTCAGCCTACAGACAGCTTTAAaccaggaaggaggagggaacaggaaaaaggaagtgcaagagagaggaaaaaagagaggctCCTATTGAGAGACTCTGCCTCCCCTTGCTGAAGACCATCTGCAAAAACTACTGCCCCTCAGATCCACAGTGAAGCTGCCTGTATAAGCCACATAGCCAAACACTCAGCACTTGCCCAGTTCTGCAGCAGATCTGTGAATGGAAGCAGAAATGTAGCTAGCGTCCTCTTCTGCTATTGGAGAATATATTTGTTCCTACTTTCACTATGGTTCTCCATGTTAATCTCCTCTAACTTTctttactttctccttttctgtacACTTGTTTACCtctgtgtcacagtttaaagctgggccagctattaaacctgtggcagacgctctctgttaaccctctccccccccaccctaagggaaagggaaaagggagagagacttacgggttggaaaattaaaacagttttaataaactatagtaatgaaacagagtataataagaataatagaaataatcaaatatatacaaatatatacaaaaccaagatcgagagcttggaaattctcctcaggcagagctgctccccccagcacgggcagaggggaaaatgcagtagctccccctgccatcacacctgcaggcttttaactggagaattggcaaagctggtaccaatcagtgggagacaggagggcccctccctcctgggccccacctccaggaggcagtgggttagtgataaataggaaagtgagaatgacgtgtatgggatggaatacctcgttggtcaatcttgggtcacctgccctgtctgctcctccctgcaggtgcgagcccccttcggctcttcactcataagcagtgaggaatttagcagtgaccttggtttctttaagactaattggcctggtttgggccaaaccaggacactatgcattctctgtccttttttccAAGGCTCTGTGAATGAACATATTTCTGTTACTGCTAGACTAAGTGTAGCTCTCTCAAAGGTAGCAGCAATAAGGGCTCAAGAGCTGCTTTGGAAAAGTCTCAAGGAGATGGCAAAAACTAAATAATTTAATCTTTGAGCACCAgttgcttttcttcaaaatatttggagaaagaaaatggaaattgaCCTCAAAAGAATAACAGACATTCAGAAAGAACTTTGTCACTgggtttttctatttttccacttttcaggAAAACTAAACTTTTCAAATTGCTCAAATCCCAATATATAGATTTCTCCTGTGTTAGCATCAGGCTGAGAGTCCTTTCTCACCACCCAGAAATATATTAACTGTAGCACCTTTTTTTCACTAGGCTGTAATTCAGAGAGAAATGTGCTGCTGCGGGGCTGTGTTACTGAGCAGTCAGTAGAGTTAGGGAGCCTGACTGAGGGCTGCTCTTCCACCATCCCAACATATCCTCACTGCCTAACCGGCCTTGTTTCAGCTGGCTCCTGTTAGAACCCCTTGGATACAGTTCCTCACGCTCATCTTTCCTAGGCAAACATAATAATTAACATCCTATTAATTATAGCTCAGCAGCAGTATTCAACTAGTCCCAGAGGTACCTTATGGTAACGGGGGATCTGTAGCTCATCACTGAAGTTGCAGGCCTTAGCTCTTAGTTCAGGTGAGTTATTCAGGGCTGTGCTAATGGCCATGGctcaggaaaaagcagcagaggcaggaactgaccacctcctcttctccaggacaCTGAGCAGGCACTGCCTATGTCTCTGCAGTTTGCCACTGTGTGAGGCAGTTAAGGCAGACTGACAGCAGAATAGTGCATTATCACACCAGATCACATCCCAAGAGAGAATTAATACCGACAAGGCATTACACACCATCACATTTTTTACGTTATCTAGTACATGCAACAAAGTTTAGTTTAGGTTTATGTTTTTATGCTGAATTTATGCCAGCTGCAGAAGGATGTGTGGCACCTGGTCCAACCTGAAGCTTACAGGTACAaagtggaaaacattttttttttcaccttggGTTAATATCTGAGTCAACAGAACAACTTTACACCAGCTCAGTGTGTTTAGTTGTAGATGCTGAATGTGAACTCATGAGGAAATCTTACAACTCTGTGAAAGCAAGCTGTAGACTGCTACAAAAACACTTCGCTGGGTCAAAGCTATTTATAAACCTTAAGAGGGTAACAGGAGAGCTTCTGCAAGATCATGTGTCCTTTCTCGGCTGGCCCTTTCAGACCTTTCCTGAAAGTCACCTGAGCCCCTTTCTGATTTAACTCAATGTTAGATGTACCACCAAATGCAACCCCTGCACTCATGGCCATGGTCTGCAATTACATTTCCAAGCAGCTCAAATCATACCACGTCTTTGTTTTGACAAACCGTCTTCTGTGTTTACACAGACCCAGTGACTAACATTGGcaacagtttttgttttcagcagacGGCAGATTGCAAACACAGAGCACGTCATGTCATCTTCACCTTTTGCTTAATTGAGACCTGGTATTCATCTTAAAAAGGGTGTGAAGAACATCAGTCATAATAGGGGAAGAACAGGATGAAGAAAGTTCACCTATTCTCAAGTGGCCAGCACTTTTAATCCTTAAGAAACTCCCTGAAGTAACTAATGAACCGTCACAGAGGAATCTCTAGCATCATCCCGAACGCCTAACTTCCTGGTGGTGAAGTGATTTTTCGATTGGCAAGCTTAACTTCAAAGGTCAGAAAGGCAGTGGAACAAAAGATTAAATCACCAGTGTATAAGCACTTTCATTCAGTAAACTGGTAAGCTGCTCCTGCCAACAAGGCAGGCAGTCAAGAACAAGCTTATTCCTTATTGGAATAACTAAGCTAGtgggcaagggaaaaaaatagagatgtGTTAAACCTGAGTGTTATAAAGATTTTAGTGCATTTTCTTAAGTAAATGCTGAGGTAAAATTCATTGGAAGTTGGAAGCACAATTTTTTCAATCTTCACATTCAAAATAGCTCCTTGACAAACGTGGGGACAATTCCTTTGTGGAATTGGGGATCTCTTCTTAGTACAGGACCATTCAACACCTGCATTAATAATTTGTTAAGCAGATTAGAGCACGAAGTGTTAAAACGTGCAGATGAATCAGCCTGGGAAGAGTTTCAAACACTCTGAAGACAAGAACAGAATTCAGATTGAGTTTCAGAAACCAAATGAATGATTCAACAAGATGAAATTCTGCAAGAACAAGGGCACGCTATGTTTTGGAAGTCTAATCCACCAGTACAAAATCAGAAATACCCATTTAGGAAGCAGTAACATCTATAAAGGCTTGAGCTAAAGTAGATCGCAATCTAGAAAATAACTCAATGAATACACTGGCATTGCAGAAACAGGTAAAACCTATTCTGGGATGTGGCAACAGAGGGTATGGTATTTAAGGGACAAGTAATGATCTAGTTAATGACAGAAAGGTCAGTAAGATTTAACAATGACCCCAGCTTTCTTATGGCACAGTACTACTCCAACATGCGTATGGCTGTCACAGTTCATGAACAGCTTTGTGGTATCTTTAAGAAGTAGCGGTCATACCCTTGCAGAAGGCTGGAGTGTTATCAATGCTGTAAGTGTCTTGTCATATTTATATCGCCTAACTTTCACATGGTTTTCCAGTCTGGGGAGGATGGTACATGTCCTATCACtagtggttttatttcttatttttaggcAACTGTTATACTaagaaaaacaatgttaaaATAATATACCGCATAATTGCATAATCCAGGAAAACTGTCATGAAGCTGTAAACACAAGAGACTGTTTAAACTAGTTGTCATGTTATGCAGGTAAAAAAACACAGAGTAGAAAGGACAAAGCTTACGTATCTATGTGACATCTATATGACATCCTGGTTCCTCCAACATTCTGATAGATCTTGCTGgaaaacaaactgcattttcacCAACTGTTTAACCACACAGCAACTGTGCCTAGTATGCATGGAATTTTTTTGCCACTATAGTTACTTTGAAAAGGTATATTTAAGCATTATTACTCTTTGAAAGTACTCAAACCAATACAGAAGTTTCTCTTTATATTGCATAAAGATACAGGAATACATGGTCTTTCTATAGATGTGATTTGATGCTACAGTCAATTCAATGGCATTCTTGGTTCTGGAGGTTTCTGCTCCCAGCTTCTCCCACTTgctattttctctccctcagtTTTACTGACTCAGCTTTCAGAGCAACTGTAATAccaattattttggttttttttcaatccaAACTATCATTCACTCTTCCCCCTCGACAGGGCTCTGCTGTCAGAGGAGTAGTAGCTAGATCCACATCTTACCATATCCACACCACAGAATTTACCTCTGAAGTGCTCTTTCCCTGCTGGGCACCATGCCACCACATGGCATCAGGCCCTTGAGCTTTAAACCATCCTGTGATCCATGTGACAGGTGTAACAGCACAGAGCTAGTACAATTAGGGAGAACACTGGAATTCACCCTTCCCCTGGCCCATGGTGGTAGCCACCCAAGCCTTCAAGAAGACAATTCATTCTCTGAATATTTCACTTTCAGCCACAAAGCCTGGAAAGGTTGTCTAAATGAAAGATAAGATTCAGCAGATTTTGGCTTATATTGTCCTCAGACATGGGCTCTTTCTGCAAGAAGCACTCCATCAGCACAGCGAGTGTTTGGTGCTACAAAGTGCTCTCATCTGCAGGCATTAAGAAGTGATCTACACCAGCAAATATAGAGGTCAAGGTGAGACAGCCCTCACGGTGCAACGGCTGGAAGGCTCAGGAGAAGATTTACATGCATGTCTTCATCATTAAGCATCCCGCTTGGACTGAATGGTGCTACTCTCTGTGTAAACTTTAAAGGCCAATATTAGGGTTTGAGGGTCAGCTCGTACCAAGTTCAACCTCAGAGCCCTGACATCAGTGCGCAGCGAGCTGTTGTGCATGACAGGTTGCAAAGCAGTCGTAACCCAAGGTCACAGATGTCTCCAGCATTGCCTTCCCTTCTCACTCACCTCAGTGGGCCTCTGAGGGGCCAGTTGTCACCCAGCTGGGGCCAGGGGAGCACAGACAGCACACGGAGCTGTCAGCCTCAGCCGCCCTCAGCAGTTCACTGACATGGTTAGATTTGACAGTTAGTTTCTAGCCACGCACTAGGTTCACATGGAGTGCCTTGGTATCTCAGCCTGGTTCCCAGACCCACCTCTGTCCAGGTCTGGTGCTTTCGGTTAGTTATCCGCCATCCTGCTAACCTGGTGCCAGAACTTAATTAAACTTTCAGCCTCAGAGATGGAGAGTTCCTCTGGCTCAGAGTTTGAGCTCAAGGACCACCACAAAGCTATTCTGCCTGACTTGCCCGCTCCAGAGGGGAAGGCAGCTCAATTcccagacctttcaccagcagcacctgcaCTGCCCTGGGCCTGCTGGAGTGCAGCTTCTCCTTGCAGAGCCAGAGAGGAGCAGGGCTTTCCTGCTTCAGCTTACAAAACAAATGCACAGTCAGGCACCCCGGGGTTGTTGGGAATCTGCAGAGGACAGGCCAGGGGTGCTGGTGTCTGCCTCCTGCCAGTGAATCATTATCTGTTTGCATTagctttgctctttctgcagTACTTGCTCCAAAACGCCTGCTCGCTTGGCACAGGAATTGGTGTCACCTCCCATAAGGAAACGTTGACAGTGCAGCCGCCTTCCCAAACTCTGCATTCAGATCAGTGACTCTGCTACTTTTTCAGCACTGAGCTGAGGATGTACCTTTTGGTGAAAAGAAATCCTTTGTTCAGATACTTTTTGGGCTTTGCTCACAAACACAATGGCCAGAAAGCCTACTgtttaaatcacattttgaaTTGTTTTAGGAAGATTAAATGCTTTGAGGAATAGgcacattttctatttttagttCCCCCCAGACCCTTCAGAGGCACATATGGTGCCCATTGCTCTAGCATTAAGTGTTCAGCCACCACAGTGTCCTGACTGTGTGTCTGCCAGCAACAACAGACATGATTATGCAGATCTCTTTTCCATTTGCCATCgtttctgcagctctgaaacAGCCAAGGCATCTTTCATGCAGCCCCCTGAGCTGCACAGTGCATTAAATAAAGCTGCATCAGCTTTTACAGCGGTCTGATTCTTCTACACAACACTCCAACATCCCCAGTTCCTGATTCCCAGCATATACACCAGCAgaagagttttcttttattactatTGTCAAATTCAAGTGTCAGATGGCCTGTAGGATAAGCAACAGGCACAGGCCGCTGGAAGACAAAGAGCCTGGCAGGCCAGTCCATCACCCAGGACTTGCCCCAGCTCCTTGCCACCACCTCCTGCCTTTCCTAGAGCGCAGGAAAGTACGT harbors:
- the SRSF5 gene encoding serine/arginine-rich splicing factor 5 isoform X3, producing the protein MSGCRVFIGRLNPAAREKDVERFFKGYGRIRDIDLKRGFGFVEFEDPRDADDAVYELDGKELCSERVTIEHARARSRGRGRGRYSDRFSSRRPRSDRRSAPPLRTENRLIVENLSSRVSWQPICVVGHMTRSACGLS